The genomic segment ttaaaataaggctgtaacgtatcaaagtgtggaaaagtccaggggtctgaatactttccgaatgctggGTGTGTTATAACCCAATAGGTCCCACTGTAATGCCGGTGCGTTTTGGATGTCTAACCCCTTTTAGAAGTTTTGTGTTTTTGATTTTGGTTGTACCATTTGGATTGGTCTATTTCTTCTCTAGATATCAACCATTAGTCTGGTTCATTTAATGGGGGCTGAGCTAGAGCGGCATATGTGAGACACGGGCGGATCCCGAAGGGGCCTGGGCCgggttttttttttaatacaaaacaataagcaaaatctacaatggaatggttcaaaaataaacatatccaggtgttagaatggccaagtcaaagtccagacctgaatccaatcgagaatctgtggaaagaactgaaaactgctgttcacaaatgctctccatccaacctcactgagctcgagctgttttgcaaggaggaaggggaaaaaatgtcagtctctcgatgtgcaaaactgatagagacataccccaagtgacttacagctgtaatcgcagcaaaaggtggcgctacaaatttttcagtttttgatttgttaaaaaagtttgaaatatccaataaatgtcgttccacttcatgattgtgtcccacttgttgttgattcttcacaaaaaaatacagttttatctttatgtttgaagcctgaaatgtgacaaaaggtcgcaaagttcaagggggccgaatactttcgcaaggcactgtatgagataaataatgtagggtatgtaaacattatattaagtagcattgtttaaagtggctagtgatatatttaacatcaattcccattattaaagtggctggagttgagtcggtgtgttggcagcagccactcaatgttagtggtggctgtttaacagtctggccttgagatagaagctgtttttcagtctctcggtcccagctttgatgcacctgtactgacctcgccttctggatgatagcggggtgaacaggcagtggctcgggtggttgttgtccttgatgatctttatggccttcctgtgacatcgggtggtgtaggtgtcctggaaggcaggtagtttgcacccggtgatgtgttgtgcagacctcactaccctctggagagccttacggttgtgggcggagcagttgccgtaccaggcggtgatacagcccgacaggatgctctcgattgtgcatctgtagaagtttgtgagtgcttttggcaCTTGTCTGTGATGGGGAGAAAATCTCAGACTGCGAGGTCTCTTCCCTAGGAGCAGTTCTTTGCAGCAAACTCAAACATTGGAAAAACAACCTAGCGTGTGAACAAAACGATGTAACTGGCCAAGAACATAAGGATAAAGTCACACTTCAGTAGCCTTTCTTGTCAATTCGATAACTTCTACATTGGTGCTTTGCCAACAtggctggtgaaatagacattCTTACCCACCAATCACAATCTACCTGTATTTGGCAGGTGTTCATTTCCTGCTCTGAACACCCACCAACGTGGCGGGTGAAATTGTAATCTTAACCGCCAATGCCAAAATCTACCAGAATTTAGCTGGTTTCATTTTAAGCACTGTTTAGGTGGCTTTTCTTTTTCCATATTCTTTTTTTTGCCCCCTACTACTTTCAGATAAACCAAAAGCAGGTGAAAAGAAGCAGGCATGATCAATTTGTGGGATTTTGGTCTGTTTATGAAAGGGATATAAAAATGACTCTCCCCTTTGTCTCACTGTCCTCCGACCATGTATCTCCAACTTGGATTCTGGTGAGCTACTGGTTGTGCAGGCTTCTGTTCCAGCCTAGCACTAATAGACTTTTTAAAAGCAATCAACTAAACACAGTCTGGACAACGATTATATGAATCAAGTGTCAGTACTGGGATGAAACAAAGGCCTACATGCAGCAGCTCTACAGAATCTGAGTTGGAGTTCCCTGTGCCTCTACCATGTGTCTGACTCTGAGTGACTGTTGGCAGGTACTGAATGGACAGAAGAAGTATCAGATCCGTCTCAAGAGCTCAGCAGGACCCATTGAGGTTCTTCTAGTAAACAAGGACCCGTCCAGCCCATCTCCAGTGGTACTGCCCGTCCCCCCACCAGAGGACATGCTCCAGAGCCTGCCAGTGCCTGCTGCTGCAAACCCAAAACCAGCACCTGCTGCCCCCTCCCAGCCCAACCAGCCTCTGACCCCCTCCTCCAACCCCAGTTCTGCCACACTCTCACCGGCTTCCACAGCTACTACCAACCAGGCAGTCACCACCGCAGGTACGATTTGGTCTGAAAAAGGGCAGACTTCTTACTGTATGCTTGTCTTTATCTGAGCATTGGAAGGACAGCAAAATGTCATTCTCATATCATTGTCCTACTTTTACAGTGTCTAGCAAAAACGTCAGCACACTGACTGTTTCCACACCCACTACAAACACAACTGCCCAACTGACAACTCTGTTGGACACCCAGCCTCTCCAGTCCTCTGCCTCATTGGATGGCTTCTCTTCCTCATCTTCAGCAATCTTTGGACCAATCAAGACTGACCCCTCAGAACGTAACTGTCACCTGCTGTTTCCTTAAGAGTATAATGCTTCTCTATCCTGGTACAAAATCATAGGGGGACACCACAGAACTACAAAATATACATCAAAGTCTAGGTTTATTTAGGGAGTGCGTGCACTCTTTATCAATCTTTTTCTGACGTTATTGAGTGAGTGACTGTTTTTTGTCTTCTGTTTGTAGTGCTGGATTTCCCCAAAGAACTTTCTGAtatgtttgacccaagtaaagGTAAAGATCACCTCCACAAATTATGAAATCTATTGGGAGTTATTTTTCTATGGCAAATGTTATCAATGCTGGCAATTACTTGAGATTATAGCTACCAGAATAAATGTTTTGCACCTTTTTAAAATTCTAACCCCTCATccccatatctctccctctcacactgtctctcggAGTAGAGATCATGAGTGCAGACCTGTTGGAGGAGTTGATGTCTTCTGAAGGTAAGTTGCCATGCCTACAGGTCTGCTTATTTGGATTTGTGGATCAGTAGAGATATACTTGACATATCAAGTTGAGAAATACATTCCTCCTCCCTGATCTCTTTGTAccggtctctctctttcccagtgttctctccactcctccgtCTGTCTCCCCCGCCGGGTGACCACGACTATATCTATAACCTTGACGAAACCGAAGGCCTTTGTGACCTCTTTGATGTTCCTATCCTTAATCTTTGACCTCTGAGCTGAGTTCCCAATAGTGTATTATGTAAGGAAATCTAAGAACAAAACATATTGACCATTTTTATATGGGAAAAAAAACAAATGAGTGATTTTATTTTTGGATCCCTATGTATTAGAAGATTTTTctgtgtaaaaaaacaaacaaaacaagtgTTGTTAGTCTGATGCTCTTCTTTCTCTTACCCAAATCGTTCCACTTAACATTGGCAGCAAATGTTTCAGGGCGTAGTGGCTCTAAGTTAGATGAAAAGGGGGATAAAGAAATATTGTCCTCTCAACTGAACTGATGATCTCTCTGGTGAAATTCCTTTCTCATTCTGGTCTGTGATGAGCTATATTCCCTCCTTCCATCTATGTTTTGAAGTAAGTTACAAACTGGCAAAAGCAGTCATCAATGCGTTCTGATCCTCATCAACACAGTGTCAACAGATTCAGAGACACCCAGGCAGCTGCACACACTCGTACAGTACGTGTgaatgtgtacacacacagctGATCAAATATGCACTGTTCTGTGTAtatagagaatatatatatattttgtattaccAGCATTTGTGGAGTTAAATGTGTAATGAACTACATGTGTGAGACCGCAATAGTGAACCAGGGTTCCAGACGAAGACAGGATAAGAAAGTTTTGAGGGGTTTTAGGTGTAATGCACATTGAATTAACTGCAACACATCATTCATCTTGGTCCCTTTGCCTTTGTCGTTGTTGTTTTTCTTACCCGTTTCACTCACTTTACAACATTATCTGCGGCACTCTTGGTTTATCTTACAATTATTATGTATATAAATATTTTATTTAGTCTATGTAAAATAATGTTTGTAGTTGTTTAAAAAATACATGAAAAACAATCATTAATTCCTATAAAGTATGGTAGCGTTTTGAGTGTTGTCTATCGTCTTTGTATATGTTGCTCCTATCCGTGTTCAATAGAAAAGGTCCCCCACATACTTTCACCGTGACTATGGAAATGTAGTGTGAGAGAATAGTTGTTCTTAATTTCATTctgttcatttttgttttatttcctTCCCTAAATCATTTATTTGGTATACCTGTCAGATATATTACCGATTTGGGTGTATAAAATATATTCTCAATACGATAATCTGTATCAAACTGCTCTCACATCATTGCACTTTACAACACTCCAACCAGTTAGCATTGCACCATCTGTCGTTTGGGTGGTGTTGTCAGTTTGCTGAAGCCTTCAATGCCCAGGGAATTCAAGAGGAGTCTGCTTACATGTAACATTAGATGTGTTAAGAGGCTCAGAGGATCTATAGTATCATTGCATTTGCAATAATAGGTTAATGATGACTAAAACGTTAGTTGCATTAtgtaaaaaaacttttttttaaagttctGTCAATTTCCTTTACTTGTCTTGTTGTTGGCAGAGAAGGCCAAATTGAGGGTAATGCAATGTTATAACTGAATATGGATAAGGAACCCTAAATAAAACTAATGACTGCATTAATTGAATTGTGAAAAATTCCCCAACATGCATATTGGCTACTGCACAGCTTTATGTCGTAGGCTAtctttactgaacaaaaatataaatgcaacaattaaaCATTTTGAGTTAAAGTTAATATTAGGAAATAATTCAATTTAAATatattaggctctaatctatggatttcacatgactgcaggggtgcagccatgggttggcctggggggggggggggggggcataggcccacccactggggaaccagacccagccaatcagaattagttttcccccacaaaatggctttatttcatcagctgtccaggggGCTGGTCTCAGactcccgcaggtgaagaagctggatgtggaggtcctggactggcaaTGGTTACACGtgttctgcggttgtgagaccagttggatgtactgccaaacattcaattctctggcaacagctctggtggtcattcttgcagtcagcatgccaattgtacacgCCCTCAAAAcataagacatctgtggcattgtgttgtgggacaaaaacactttttttattGTCCTGGGCACAAggcgcacctgtgtaatgattatgctgtttaatcatcttcttgatatgccacacctctcagttggatgga from the Oncorhynchus kisutch isolate 150728-3 linkage group LG4, Okis_V2, whole genome shotgun sequence genome contains:
- the LOC109889574 gene encoding transcription factor E2F4, whose amino-acid sequence is MELESGRTELGAMGDSLQPQTPSRHEKSLGLLTTKFVTLLQEAKDGVLDLKAAADTLAVRQKRRIYDITNVLEGIGLIEKKSKNSIQWKGVGPGCNTREIADKLIDLKAELDDLDKREHELDQQRVWVQQSIKNVTDDSQNSPMAYVKHEDLCSAFKGDTLLAIRAPTGTQLEVPIPESVLNGQKKYQIRLKSSAGPIEVLLVNKDPSSPSPVVLPVPPPEDMLQSLPVPAAANPKPAPAAPSQPNQPLTPSSNPSSATLSPASTATTNQAVTTAVSSKNVSTLTVSTPTTNTTAQLTTLLDTQPLQSSASLDGFSSSSSAIFGPIKTDPSELLDFPKELSDMFDPSKEIMSADLLEELMSSEVFSPLLRLSPPPGDHDYIYNLDETEGLCDLFDVPILNL